ACTCGCTCACCGGAGAGAAACATGGCTATTCGTCAGGGCGCCACGGTCAACTGGGTCAAGTCCTCCTACTCTGCCAACGGCGCCTGCATCGAGGTCAAGTCCCCCGTCATGGAGGCCATCGCCGTCCGCGACTCGAAGGTGCAGGACGGTCCGTCCCTCACCTTCGCACCCGGTTCCTGGACCTCTTTCGTCGCCGACGTCACCGAGGGCCGGCCGGGACGCCTCGCCTGAAGATCACGGCGCGTCCCAACCGTTCCGCTCTCACAGGCAGCAGCACTGCTGCTCACCGCATGTGCACCACTGACTGGAGCCCTCTCGACCGGTCCGCCGTCTTGGCCGAGGGGGCTCGGCCATGCCCGCGTACGTACGGGCGCTCGTACGGCGACGGGCACGCGTACGGCCCCGGGCGTGGGCACGGCCGGCGCAGCGGCCAGCACAGCGGTCAGCGCAGCTGATCGACGTACCGGTCCGTCCCCGGCACCGTGGGGATGAACGGCGCCACCAGCTCCACCCGCCCCAGCCCCGCCTCGGCGACCTCCGCGTCCAGCCCCCGGAAGCGGTCCCAGCACTCCCGCGGGTCGGCCTCCAGGAACCACAGCAGCGTCAGCCGGGTACCGACCCCCTCGACCTGCTTGACGTACGTCATCCGGTCACCGGGCAGCGGGGTCGGACGGAAGACCGTCACCATCGCGGCCGGGGAGCCGTGCAGCCGCTTCGGGAGGGCGCGCGAGCGCAGCCACTCCAGCAACCCGGCCCGCTGCTCGGGCCCGTCGGCGTCGACCACCTGGACCACGAGGCCGGCGTACGGGTGGTCGAGGGCGTGGAAGTCCCGCGGGCCGGCGGCGCCGTCGCGGTAGACGGTGGCCGCGTGGTCCTGGAAGGCCGTGAAGACGTGGGTGCGGTCCTGGTAGACCCGGCCGTCGCGGTTCAGGCGCTTGTTGATGCCGACGGTCCACTTCATGTGCTCGTCGTAGCGGCCCTCGGTGACCCAGTACGTCGATATGTAGCAGCCCGCGGTGACGGGCTGGGCGACGGCCGACTTCTCGGGGTAGCGCAGCTCCTGGAGCTCGCGGGTGGCGACCCAGCGGCGGCCCGCGTACATCCAGGGCATGGCCATGGCGCCGGCGTAGTAGTGGTCGTCCTCGTACCAGCGGTTGTACGCGAACTCGTGGCCCGGGTGCGGTTCCACCAGGGTGATCAGCGCGTGCCCGGGGTGGACGCCGTAGGGGCCGACGGACGCGAGCGCGGCGTAGTCGTCGACGCGGGTGTCCTGCTGCGGTTCCTGCTCTCCTGTCGTCATGGGAACGGTCTAGCTGATGCGGCATCAGATGGGGAGGGGTCCGTCCACCACCCGATACATACATGCCGTCTACAACTTTGCCTGGCTACGATGCGCGCACCCGTCTCCGGAGGAGCGCCCGTGTCTGCTACCGCCGTGCCCACCACCACCGTTGCGCCCACCATCGCCACCGCCACCGCCGCCGTGCCCGCATCGCCGCCGCCCGCGTTCGCCGCCCGCGCCGCCTCGGTCGAGGGTCGGTCACTGCTGGTCCTTTGATTCGCTCTTGTGAGTGATAGTGCATTTGGGTGAGTGTGGTTACGGTCGGGTGTATGAACCTCAAGGAGTGGGCGAAGGCGCAGGGTGTGCATCCGCAGACCGCGTATCGCTGGTTCCGTGAGGGCGCGTTGCCGGTCCCTGCGGAACGAGTGGGGCCCCGCACGATCCTGGTCAACGTCGAGGCGAACTCGTCAGCGTCCGTGACGGGTGGCGTGGGCCTGTATGCCCGCGTTTCTTCCCACGGTCAGAGGCAGGATCTGGAACGTCAGGTCGCCCGGCTGACCGAGTGGGCCGCGGAGGCCGGGCACCGAGTGGTGCGGGTCGAATCCGAGATCGCTTCGGGCATGAACGGCAGCCGGGCAAAGGCGCGTCGTCTGCTGGCCGACCCGGCGGTGACCACTGTGGTGGTCGAGCACAAAGACCGCCTCGGCCGGATGAACGTCGAACTCATCGAAGCCGCCCTGTCCGCGACCGGCCGCCGCCTGGTGGTCCTGGACAAGGGCGAAGTCGAGGACGACCCGGTACGGGACATGGTTGAGGTTCTGACCTCTTTCTGTGCCCGCCTGTACGGCCGCCGCTCTGCGAAGAACCGGGCGGAGAAGGCTCTGGAAGCGGCGGCAGCCCATGACTGAGCAGCCGAAGAAGAGGCAGCTCCGCACCATCGACGCGCCGTTCGTGGCCCTCGGCCCGTCCGGTGTGGCGATACGCGACCGCCTCAAGCACCTCACGCCCCAGGACGAGAAGGTGTTGCGGCTTGTGGGTGAGCACCTTGGACACCTGGCGTCCCTCGACCTGGCGGCCCGCTGCGCGGATGGCAACGACCATGACGCGCAAAGGTGGGCGGCCCGCAAGCATGGCCTCACCGCCGCATCGTCGTCCCGCTGGGCCGGGTCGATCACGAAGGCCACACACGATCAGTGGGCGCTCTCCCGGCGCTGCCAGCTCGCACACATTCAATCCCTTGAGGCCGGTATCCGGACCCTGAAGCACCGACTGTCCCTACCGATCGGCGAACGCGGTACGAAGAGGGCGGCCGGCGGATACCGGTCGAAGGGCGAGTGGTTTGACAAGTCCCGCCGCCTGCAGGTCCTGGAGCACCGGCTCGATGCCGCTCGCGCCGACCGGGAAGCCGGGCGCGTGCACGTGGTGCGCGGCGGGCGACGGCTCCTCAACAACCGGCACAACCTGGAGAAAACGCAGATCACCGAGGCCGAATGGCGGCAGCGGTGGGAGGCGGAGCGCTGGTTCCTGGCCGCTGACGGCGAGTCGGGCAAACGGTTGGGGAACGAGACCATCCGCGTCACCCCCGACGGCGAAGTGCCGATCAAGCTCCCGACCCCGCTCGCACACCTGGCCAACAGCAAGCACGGCCGGTACATCCTCATGTCCAGGGTGTCGTTTCAGCACCGGGGCGAGGAATGGGCCGATCGCATCGAGGACAACCGGGCCGTCGCGTACCGCATCCACCTGGATGTCTCCCGCGGGCGCTGGTACCTCAGCGCCTCCTGGCAACGTCCGGTTGTCCAGACGATCCCGCTCGCGACCGCCCGCGCAAACGGCATGGTCGGCGTGGACACCAACGCCGACCACTTCGCCGCCTACCGCCTCGACACCCACGGCAACCCAGTAGGCGAACCGCACCGTTTCTACTACGACCTGTCCGGGTCGGCCGACCACCGAGACGCGCAAATCCGCCATGCCATCACCCAGGTACTGCACTGGACCAAGAGTGCCGGGGCCAAGGCCATCGGCCTGGAAGACCTCGACTTCGCTGCGGAGAAGACCCGTGAGAAGCACGGCCGCAGGAAACGGTTCCGGCAGCTCGTTTCCGGTATGCCGACCGGCAGGCTCAAGGCCCGACTCGTGTCGATGGCCGCCGAAGCCGGTCTTGTCATCGTCGCAGTCGATCCCGCTTACACCTCGCAGTGGGGAGGCCAGCACTGGCAGAAACCGCTGGTCACCCCACGCCGCACGATGTCCCGTCACGATGCCGCCGGCATCGCGATCGGACGACGCGCCCTCGGACACCCGATCCGGCGTCGGACGGCACCGCCCCCACACGACCAGAGTGATCGTGTGGGGCATCGGACCGTCCAGGCCGAACGCGGTGTCCGAGGACGTGAGGAAACCCGCCGCCCCGTCACGGAACATGCACACGATGCACGTGCCCGGACGGGGAAACACCAGGGAACGCGGGCGACCAGTGCATCCAAAACCGTTCGGGATGCGCGCAGTGCCAGGCAGTGAGTCCAAGACTCACTCCTGCTCACTGACTAGGAACGGTTCCCCCGTACGCGAGATCCTCGCGCTCACCGAACGACCCGGGATACGACCGCGAGCGGTTCCTCGCCTGCCTGGCGCTTGTGGCCTGGGGTGAGCCCGTGGGGTACCGGATGGTGCGGGAGGTGAGCCTTGAGCCGAGGAACGCGCCTTGGTACGGCCAGGGCGATGGGGTCACACACCACCCGCCACTCATCGGTTCCCGCCCCTTCACACCGCCGCGCCCGCGCCGTAGCCTGACGCACCGTCAGATACGCCGTGCCCGGAGGTCCGTCATGCTGCTGCAAGGGAAGACCGTCATCGTCTCCGGTGTCGGGGCCGGGCTCGGGCATCAGGTGGCCGCCGCCGTCGTACGGGACGGGGGGAATGCCGTGCTCGGGGCGCGGACCGAGGCGAATCTCGTCAAGTCCGCCGCCGAGATCGACCCCGAGGGGGCGCACACCGCCTACCTGCCGACCGACATCACCGACGAGACGCAGTGCGAGGCCCTCGCCGAGCTCGCGCGCACGCGCTTCGGGCGGCTCGACGCCGTCGTGCACGTCGCCGCCTGGGACTCGTACTTCGGGGGGCTGGAGGAAGCCGACTTCGGGACCTGGCAGCAGATCCTCGACGTCAACCTGCTGGGGACCCTGAGGATGACCCGGGCCTGCCTGCCCGCGCTCAAGGAGCGCGGGGGATCCGTGGTGATCATCGGGACGCAGTCCGCCGTCGCCGCGCCCAACGAGGTGCAGCAGGCCGCCTACGCCGCCTCCAAGGGGGCCCTGACCTCCGCCATGTACTCCATGGCCCGCGAGCTCGGCCCGCACCGGATCCGCGTGAACACCGTGCTGCCCGGCTGGATGTGGGGGCCGCCGGTGCAGGCGTTCGTCACCTTCACCGCCCACACGGAGGGCGTTGCGGAGGCCGAGGTGCACGGTCGGCTGACCCGGCGTATGGCACTGCCCGATCTCGCCACCGACGGGGACGTCGCCGACGCCGCCGTCTTCTTCGCCTCCGAGCGGGCACGGGCGATAACCGGCCAGTCCCTGCTGGTCAACGCCGGTGAGCTGATGAGATGAGCCACTCCACAGCCACTCCACCGCCGGAACGTCGGATCGTATGCTCGGCCCATGACCACTCCGAGTGACGCTCCGACCGACAACGCGATGCGCCGCGCGCTCCGGCGGGCGCGAGACGGCGTCGCCCTCGACGCGACCGAGGCGGCCGTGCTCCTCCGGGCGCGCGGCGAGGCCCTGCGGGACCTCGCCGCGTCCGCCGCACGCGTAAGGGACTCCGGGCTCGCCGCCGCCGGGCGGCCCGGTGTCATCACGTACTCGCGCAAGGTCTTCATCCCGCTCACCCGCCTGTGCCGCGACCGGTGCCACTACTGCACCTTCGTGACCGTGCCCGGAAAGCTCCGCAAGGCCGGCCACGGCCTGTACCTCTCCCCCGACGAGGTCCTCGACATCGCCCGCCAGGGCGCGGCGATGGGCTGCAAGGAAGCGCTCTTCACCCTCGGCGACCGTCCCGAGGACCGCTGGCCCGAGGCCCGCGAGTGGCTCGACGCGCACGGCTACGACGACACCCTCGCCTACGTCCGCGCCATGGCGATCCGCGTCCTGGAGGAGACGGGGCTGCTCCCGCACCTCAACCCCGGTGTCATGTCGTGGTCCGACCTCCAGCGGCTGAAGCCGGTCGCGCCGAGCATGGGCATGATGCTGGAGACCACCGCCACCCGCCTGTGGTCCGAGCCGGGCGGCCCCCACCACGGCTCCCCCGACAAGGAGCCGGCCGTACGGCTGCGGGTGCTGGAGGACGCGGGGCGTTCGAACGTCCCCTTCACCACCGGGGTGCTGATCGGGATCGGCGAGTCGTACGAGGAGAGGGCCGAGGCCTTCTTCGAGCTCCGCCGGATCCAGCGCAGCTACCACGGCATCCAGGAGGTCATCGTCCAGAACTTCCGCGCCAAGCCGGACACCGCCATGCGCGGCATGCCGGACGCGGAGCTGGAGGAGCTGGCCGCCGCCATCGCCGTCGCCCGGCACATCCTGGGCCCGAGCGCCCGGATCCAGGCCCCGCCGAACCTGGTGGACGCCGAGTACGCCCTGCTCATCGGCGCGGGCATCGACGACTGGGGCGGGGTGTCGCCGCTGACCCCCGACCACGTGAATCCCGAGCGTCCCTGGCCGCACATCGAGGAGCTGGCCGAGCGCACCCGGGCCGCCGGTTTCGAGCTGCGCGAACGCCTCACCATCTATCCGGAGTTCCTGCGGCGCGGCGAGCCCTGGCTGGACCCCCGCCTGCTGCCGCACGTACGGGCGCTGGCCGACCCGGAGACCGGGCTGGCCGACGAGACGGCCACCGTCGAGGGACGGCCCTGGCAGGAGCCCGACGAGGGGTTCGTCGCCTACGGGCGCACCGATCTGCACGCCACCATCGACACCGAGGGCCGCACCGGCGACCGCCGCGACGACTTCGACCACGTCTACGGGGACTGGGAGGCGCTCCGCGAGGCGGCGGCTCCGGGGATGGTGGCCGAGCGCATCGACACCGACGTGCGCGCCGCCCTCGCACAGGCCGCCGACGATCCCACGAAGCTGACCGACGCGCAGGCGCTCGCGCTGCTGCACGCGGACGGCCCGGCCCTCGACGCGCTGTGCCGGATCGCCGACGACCTGCGCAAGTCGGTCGTGGGTGACGAGGTCACCTACATCGTCACGCGCAACATCAACTTCACCAACGTCTGCTACACCGGCTGCCGTTTCTGCGCGTTCGCGCAGCGCCGCACGGACGCCGACGCGTACACGCTGTCGCTGGACCAGGTCGCGGACCGGGCCGCCCAGGCCTGGGACGTCGGCGCGGTCGAGGTGTGCATGCAGGGCGGCATCCATCCGGACCTGCCCGGGACGGCGTACTTCGACATCGCGCGCGCGGTGAAGGAGCGGGTCCCCGGCATGCACGTGCACGCCTTCTCCCCGATGGAGGTCGTCAACGGGGCCACGCGGACGGGGATGTCCGTACGGGACTGGCTGACGGCGGCCAAGGAGTCCGGGCTGGATTCCATCCCGGGCACGGCGGCGGAGATCCTCGACGACGAGGTCCGCTGGGTGCTCACGAAGGGGAAGCTGCCGACGGCCGACTGGATCGACGTCATCACGACGGCGCACGAGCTCGGCATCCGGTCCTCGTCGACCATGATGTACGGGCACGTGGACCAGCCGCGGCACTGGCTCGGCCACTTCCGCACGCTGGCCCGCATCCAGCAGGCCGCACGGTCCAGGGGCGTGGGCGGCTTCACGGAGTTCGTCACGCTGCCCTTCATCCACACCAACGCGCCCGTGTACCTGGCGGGCATCGCCCGGCCCGGTCCGACGGTCCGCGACAACCGCGCGGTGACGGCGATGGCGCGGCTCCTGCTCCACCCGCACATCACGAACATCCAGACGAGCTGGGTGAAGCTGGGCACGGAGGGCGCGGCCGAGATGCTCCGCTCCGGGGCCAACGACCTGGGCGGGACCCTGATGGAGGAGACCATCTCCCGGATGGCGGGGTCGAGTTACGGCTCGTACAAATCCGTGCAGGACCTGATCGCCGTCGCCGAGGCGGCCGGGCGGCCCGCGAAGGCCCGTACGACGCTGTACGGGGAGGTGCCGCGGGAGCGGCAGGACGCGGCCCGCGCCTCGGACGGGCACCTGCCGGAGCTGTTGCCGGTCCTCGACTGAGCGACGAGCCACGAGGCCGCGGGGGCGGGTGCGGTCGCGGCGGGAGTCCGGGGGCCGGGCTCCCGCCGGGGCATTGGCCGAAACCAACCGGCTCGAAGGCAAGTGGCAAAACGTGCCATGAGCCAGTCGGCGGCCGGAAGTGTTCGCAATCTGGCCGTTCTCTGATCACTTACGGGCCTCTTGGCGAACCACTTCCGGATTCGATCGAAGCTGTCCACTACAGTGCGGGTTTCGCATGCGCGGCGGGTACGAGTGCAGTGCCGGGCGCCGGGCATCGGGTGAAGTGGTCAGCGGGGGGCGCGGTGCCGGGGGTGGACGAAGTGATCGGTACGAACGGCGGGGCGCACGGCCCTGCACCTGCGGTGGGCCCTGCAGCGACGGCCGGACCCGGCTGCGGATCCGCCACCGGACCCACGGCAGGACCTGTGGCTGGACCCGCGGCCGGCTTCGCCGCCGGGCCCCTGGCCAGGTTCCCCGCCGGGCCCCGGCCCACGGCGGCCCCGGTGGCCGGACACCTCGGAATCGGCCACGCTGCCGCACCTGCCGACGGCCCCGCCGAACCAACGGCCGCGACCGCCACCGGAGTCGGACCGGCACCCGTGCCCGGCCCCCCGGCCGCACCCGTCGGATACGGATACATGCCCGCACCCGCCGCCGTAGCCGAACCCCTCGGACACGGACCCGGATTCGCCACCGGACCCGCGGACGGCCCGGCAGCCGGATTCGCCACCGGACCGGGACCCGGAGCCGCGCCCGCGGGCGTACCCGCCGCACCAACGCTCGGCCCCCCACACGGGACCGGAGCCGCACCCCTCGGACACGGACCCGGGTTCGCACCCGCCGCCGCAGCCGAACCCCTCGGACACGGACCCGGATTCGCCACCGGACCCGCGGACGGCCCGGCAGCCGGATTCGCCACCGGGCCGGGACCCGGAGCCGCGCCCGCGGGCGTACCCGCCGCACCAACGCTCGGCCCCCCACACGAGACCGGAGCCGCACCCCTCGGACACGGACCCGGGTTCACCACCGGACCCGCGGACGGCCCGGCAGCCGGATTCGCCACCGGGCCGGGACCCGGAGCCGCGCCCGCGGGCGTACCCGCCGCACCAACGCTCGGCCCCCCACACGAGACCGGAGCCGCACCCCTCGGACACGGACCCGGGTTCGCACCCGCCGCCGTAGCCGAACCCCTCGGACACGGGCACACGGCCGCACCCGCCGTCGTAGCCGGGCAGGGTGGCGGCGACGGGCCCGGGGCCGGAGCCCCCGGAGGCGGGGAGGTGGCCGGGCCCGCCGCCGGCGAGACGCACCGGACGCTCGGGCGGGCCGTCGTCACCGGGCTCTGGGGACGCATCGAGCAGCAGGACTTCCGCGGCCGTGTCCGCGGCACGCTCCTCGGCTCCGCGCTCGGGGACGCCCTCGGCGCCCCCCTCGCCGGCCTCACCCTCGACGGCATCCGCGAGGCCCACGGCCCGGACGGCCTGACCTCGCCCGCGCCCGCCGACGGCCGCCGCGGCTGGGTGACCGCAGCCACCCAGCTCACCCTCTTCACCGTGGACGGGCTGATACGGGCCCACGTACGCCGGGACACCGGCGCCTGGCACCCGCCCACCGACATCCACCGCGCGTACCTGCGCTGGGCCGCCACCCAGAACGACTGGGGCCCCGACGAGCGCCGCAAGGACAACGGCTGGCTCGCGCAGGAGGAGTGGCTCTACGCCCGCCGCGGCCCGGACCGCGCCTGCCTGACGGGCTTCGCCGACGAAACCCTCGGCACCCTCGACCAGCCGAAGAACCCCGCCGCCCGTGACGCGGCCGCCGCCTCCCGCTCGGCCCCCTTCGGGCTGCTGGTCGGCTGGGAGCCCGCCCTCGTCCTCCAGCTCGCCGTCGAGTGCGCCGCGCAGAGCCACGGCCACCCCACCGCCTGCCTCTCGGCCGGCGCCCTCGCCGTCATCGTCCACGGCCTGACCCGCGGCGACTCCCTCGACTCCGCCGTCCAGCGCACCCTGGGCCTGCTGGGCGCCCGCCCCGGCCACCGGCCCGTCACGGACGCCCTCCAGCGCGGCCTGTCGGCCGTCACGCAGGGCTCGCCCGGCCCCCGGGCCGTCGAAACCGTGGGCCGGGCGGCCGACGCCGCGGACGCCGCGGACGCCCTCGCCGTAGCCGTCTACTGCGCCCTGGTCGCCGAGGACGTCGCGCAGGGCCTGCGCCTCGCCGTCAACCACGGCGGCGACTCCACCGCCGCCGGCGCCCTGTGCGGGGCGCTCCTCGGCGCCCTGCACAGCGAGACGGCCCTCCCGGCCGCCTGGCTCGCCGAGCTGGAAGGCCGCGCCACGCTGCTGGAGATCGCCGACGACTTCGCCCTGGAGATGACCCAGGGCCCGTCCCTCCACAGCCCTGCGGACGCCTCCCCCGGCTGGCTGGCCCGCTACCCACGAGGCTGACGCACGGCAGGCGTACGGCCGAAGCACCACCCCGCCATCTGGCGC
Above is a genomic segment from Streptomyces sp. NBC_01233 containing:
- a CDS encoding DUF397 domain-containing protein, which translates into the protein MAIRQGATVNWVKSSYSANGACIEVKSPVMEAIAVRDSKVQDGPSLTFAPGSWTSFVADVTEGRPGRLA
- a CDS encoding SDR family oxidoreductase, with translation MLLQGKTVIVSGVGAGLGHQVAAAVVRDGGNAVLGARTEANLVKSAAEIDPEGAHTAYLPTDITDETQCEALAELARTRFGRLDAVVHVAAWDSYFGGLEEADFGTWQQILDVNLLGTLRMTRACLPALKERGGSVVIIGTQSAVAAPNEVQQAAYAASKGALTSAMYSMARELGPHRIRVNTVLPGWMWGPPVQAFVTFTAHTEGVAEAEVHGRLTRRMALPDLATDGDVADAAVFFASERARAITGQSLLVNAGELMR
- a CDS encoding transposase produces the protein MTEQPKKRQLRTIDAPFVALGPSGVAIRDRLKHLTPQDEKVLRLVGEHLGHLASLDLAARCADGNDHDAQRWAARKHGLTAASSSRWAGSITKATHDQWALSRRCQLAHIQSLEAGIRTLKHRLSLPIGERGTKRAAGGYRSKGEWFDKSRRLQVLEHRLDAARADREAGRVHVVRGGRRLLNNRHNLEKTQITEAEWRQRWEAERWFLAADGESGKRLGNETIRVTPDGEVPIKLPTPLAHLANSKHGRYILMSRVSFQHRGEEWADRIEDNRAVAYRIHLDVSRGRWYLSASWQRPVVQTIPLATARANGMVGVDTNADHFAAYRLDTHGNPVGEPHRFYYDLSGSADHRDAQIRHAITQVLHWTKSAGAKAIGLEDLDFAAEKTREKHGRRKRFRQLVSGMPTGRLKARLVSMAAEAGLVIVAVDPAYTSQWGGQHWQKPLVTPRRTMSRHDAAGIAIGRRALGHPIRRRTAPPPHDQSDRVGHRTVQAERGVRGREETRRPVTEHAHDARARTGKHQGTRATSASKTVRDARSARQ
- a CDS encoding bifunctional FO biosynthesis protein CofGH, whose protein sequence is MTTPSDAPTDNAMRRALRRARDGVALDATEAAVLLRARGEALRDLAASAARVRDSGLAAAGRPGVITYSRKVFIPLTRLCRDRCHYCTFVTVPGKLRKAGHGLYLSPDEVLDIARQGAAMGCKEALFTLGDRPEDRWPEAREWLDAHGYDDTLAYVRAMAIRVLEETGLLPHLNPGVMSWSDLQRLKPVAPSMGMMLETTATRLWSEPGGPHHGSPDKEPAVRLRVLEDAGRSNVPFTTGVLIGIGESYEERAEAFFELRRIQRSYHGIQEVIVQNFRAKPDTAMRGMPDAELEELAAAIAVARHILGPSARIQAPPNLVDAEYALLIGAGIDDWGGVSPLTPDHVNPERPWPHIEELAERTRAAGFELRERLTIYPEFLRRGEPWLDPRLLPHVRALADPETGLADETATVEGRPWQEPDEGFVAYGRTDLHATIDTEGRTGDRRDDFDHVYGDWEALREAAAPGMVAERIDTDVRAALAQAADDPTKLTDAQALALLHADGPALDALCRIADDLRKSVVGDEVTYIVTRNINFTNVCYTGCRFCAFAQRRTDADAYTLSLDQVADRAAQAWDVGAVEVCMQGGIHPDLPGTAYFDIARAVKERVPGMHVHAFSPMEVVNGATRTGMSVRDWLTAAKESGLDSIPGTAAEILDDEVRWVLTKGKLPTADWIDVITTAHELGIRSSSTMMYGHVDQPRHWLGHFRTLARIQQAARSRGVGGFTEFVTLPFIHTNAPVYLAGIARPGPTVRDNRAVTAMARLLLHPHITNIQTSWVKLGTEGAAEMLRSGANDLGGTLMEETISRMAGSSYGSYKSVQDLIAVAEAAGRPAKARTTLYGEVPRERQDAARASDGHLPELLPVLD
- a CDS encoding IS607 family transposase → MNLKEWAKAQGVHPQTAYRWFREGALPVPAERVGPRTILVNVEANSSASVTGGVGLYARVSSHGQRQDLERQVARLTEWAAEAGHRVVRVESEIASGMNGSRAKARRLLADPAVTTVVVEHKDRLGRMNVELIEAALSATGRRLVVLDKGEVEDDPVRDMVEVLTSFCARLYGRRSAKNRAEKALEAAAAHD
- a CDS encoding ADP-ribosylglycohydrolase family protein — encoded protein: MAGPAAGETHRTLGRAVVTGLWGRIEQQDFRGRVRGTLLGSALGDALGAPLAGLTLDGIREAHGPDGLTSPAPADGRRGWVTAATQLTLFTVDGLIRAHVRRDTGAWHPPTDIHRAYLRWAATQNDWGPDERRKDNGWLAQEEWLYARRGPDRACLTGFADETLGTLDQPKNPAARDAAAASRSAPFGLLVGWEPALVLQLAVECAAQSHGHPTACLSAGALAVIVHGLTRGDSLDSAVQRTLGLLGARPGHRPVTDALQRGLSAVTQGSPGPRAVETVGRAADAADAADALAVAVYCALVAEDVAQGLRLAVNHGGDSTAAGALCGALLGALHSETALPAAWLAELEGRATLLEIADDFALEMTQGPSLHSPADASPGWLARYPRG